From Xyrauchen texanus isolate HMW12.3.18 chromosome 44, RBS_HiC_50CHRs, whole genome shotgun sequence:
TATAGGTATTTTTATCTAAAACAATTCTATCTAGAAAGAACtcattgtatatcaaacaatttgtatgtataatcaaaatgcacaaaaaaaaatctaaatgttgtGAGAATAAGCAGGGACAGATTattgaccgggccaatgggggcAGTGCCCAGGGGTCCTGGGCTTCAAGGTTGCATGATCTAGTTTTTTGATCATCCCACTCGAAAACCCTTTTGagcatgaacaacgaacacccaacctcccgctcaacaacttttgggtggaggggggcccttggagataattggccccagggcctttccAAGTCATAATATGTCCCTGAGAATAAGACACTTAAATAATATGATATATTCTAGATATAGTAAAATATATTCTCTTGAGTATTAATAtagtttaaggatgtttagatatttttatactAAAACAAGACAATTATAGGGAATTATAAAGGAAGGTTAGCACAGGTTCTGACATATGTATGTTTTATAAATCTAAAACTTTGtgcaatcaacaacaaaaatgaacataaatgttaaaatacacacgctttcaaaagtattgccacaaaatgtaaacattatacatgttaacatgattgtgtgaaaaaaaaaaaagttttttgtaacCTCTGAAGTTATATCCAAAGTTACAATAACAACATACACACTTAAACCCCTCTAAGCAATTTCATCACACCAAAATAATTTAGAACAGAGATGTAATAAGACTAAAATCATGCAAgcatcttgtggctttacttttgaaacattttgtattttaatgttaataaagttaatgtaattgctatactgTAACTGTTATTTTTGCGCTTTTATTTTAGATAAACAAGGGATAAGTTGAAAATATTGTccgtgataatcaacattatgcaacaaatgccatgaattgagcttaacttgttctgAACATTTCTTTCATTTTGACAAGTTTGTTAATTTTTTGCCTCTGCTAACCTGCATTCTAGTCTTCACCACATCAAGCGGCGTGTTCCCAAAAACACTCGCTGCCCCGGCTGTTGCACCAAACAATGCTGTAACCAATGGATGCATGTCACGAGCAGGATCATCACCTGAAAATAAAGCCAAGATGAACAGATgtctataatatttttttcattcaatcTTTTTGAATTCACAAATGTATTCGTTTATTATTATAGTAAAGTGATGCGATCTCATCCACACCTTTGTACCAGTTGCGCAACAAGTTCATTACATAAAATCGTATAGCCTGGTTGCTACCCTGTTTCAGAAGTGTAGCAGTCAGTCCTTGATATGTTCCTCGAAAACCTGCAAACACAGAGTTGACATTGAGACTTCAGTTTCAAAAGCTGTTTACATGCAATACATTTGTGAGTGTCTAATATGGATGGGAATCTTAAACACAGCACGAAATTAAATTGGAGGTCGTGGGGAATAACGcgagcctccacacgtgccaaGTCTCCGCAGTAACGGCcccagcaagccacgtgataagatgtctcaaaagcagaggcaactgagatttgccCTCCGCTgcaactgcgccaccacgaggacctagtgagcattgggaattggacatgatAAAATCCCCCCCCAAAAAGCAAAATAGCTTTCAATAATTTTGGTGCTCCTGTATTACaacgaatatcatggttaaaatgtgGTTTctttagtaaaatcatggtaaatttattACGAGGTAACGCAAACCTACTttcctctaaggggctctgtaaTATACTACTGTATGTATAACAAAGCTGACAAAATGAACTTTTAGCAGataaacagatttaaactttaCAGTATTACTCTTCCAagaaaaaaaagaccaaaaatcCTGATGACTTGTTTTGCACCACACAGATTTTTAGCCAAtcaaatgagaatgtccctcctaCTAATACCACCTGCATCAAATCATGGTTTACGACTGTGatgtaactaaagcctattgtCTGTTAAAAAAAGTTATGACCCCTTTGATATGTGCTCTATTGTAATAGGACATATGTCAAACACAGGAAGTAAAACTTTAAGCTGTTTCATGTGATCTTTAAGGAATTTTTTCCGGTTCCTGTTAATTAACAATCTTTTAAGTAATTTTGGGAAAGAAAGAATTCCCAACCCCAGTGTGTAGTTCCAGTACCTTGATCTCTGATCATTTCTCGCACACCATGGAAGAACCCTCTGTAGCGTGGCCTCAGAGAGCACTGGTCATGAATGAACTTTACCTAAAATATAACAGTCAGCAAagtttaaaggatagttcaccctaaaatgaaaattctcacatcatttactcaccctcatgccttcccagatgtgtaagtctttcttgcttctgctgaacacaaacaaagattttaagaagaatatctcagctctgttggtccataacatgcaagtgaatggtgactagaccaTTGTAGcttcaaaaaacacatacaggcaacataaaagtaatccttccAACTGCAAAGGTTAAATCCACAtcatcagaagcgatatgatagatgtgggtgagcaacagatcaatatttaagtcatttttttactctaaatctccacctttTAAATCTGAAAGCCACATGTTGTGcctgtttagtttagtttcacatctgaacgtgaaagtggaggttaatagtaaaaaaggattatatattgatctgtttctcacccacacctatcatatcgcttcggcagatatagatttaaccaattGAGTCGTTTGGaccacttttatgtttcctttatgtgatttatgtttccttgatgtgatttttgaagctacaaagatctctccaccattcacttgtattgtaaagacctaaagagctgagatattcttcagaaaatctttgttagaaagaaggtcatacatatcttggatggcctgaggagtacattatcagcaaatgtttattttgggtgaattattcttttaagcaaaacatttgtcATGTTCAGAGACCAGAATGTCCTATTTGTTCTCAGTTACATGCTGTATGAAGCAAAAATAACTGTTAACAGTCCAACCTTCACTGTCTCCATCGGGCAGACCACTAAAACTGCCTCAGCTATTCCTGCTCCGAGCCCACATAGCAAACTTCCTTTATTGTCCAGTCGACCCGTGGCATCTCTCATTGGGTTACTAAGGACCTCAAACATTCCAAACCTGCCGTTATATCCAAAACTAAACAGTGAGACACATTGAGGACACCATGAACATGGCCTAAAGATGTGAAACCCTACGTTTCTTACCGTACTGCCGATTTCGGGATGGATCCATAGAGCAATGAGCTAAGCCCTCTGTAAAGACCTCTCAATCCATGATCTTGCACTGTCAGCTTCACACAGTCTCCTACAaaaagaaccaggtttaaatgCATTAATCTCACATAACATTAGGGCTGGTCAACAATGCAGCTTTTTTTTGGCCAAAAAGCAACCACATAGtctgttaactcttccttaaaaGCCCTTATTGCATCAAGGTACCTTGCAAACACAACTTTTGTTTCCTGACAAACTGATTAATAAAACTCCTAACTCCAGGGTACCCTACCTATGCCTCTATACCGAGGAGGGTTTGCTCTTTCATCTAGTTGTAGCTGGGTCTTTACGTACTCTGTAGGGAAGGTGATGCAGATCTCAATGCCACCTGCAATGCCACCTGGGTAAAAATAATATCACCAGTGAAAATTATTGCGAAACAGGGTGTCTAAATAACATTAGGTGACATCAGCAGCTATCTATGTGATTCCATTAAGCGCACAGCTGTCTTACTTCAATCAAGGGCAAGTTAGTTTCATACaaggtcattttatttttaacaccaACCAATTCCAAACAACACTGCAACAAAATTGGTGTTGTTGTCAAAGAAACAAtggtagaatatatatatatatatatatatatatatatatatatatatatataaagggaaTTTATGTTAGTAAATCACATTGCATTGTGCGTTAATATGCGAGTTGTGGCCGTGCATAAGGGAAGCTACCATTTGGCTGACCCACCAGAAACATGCAGGTCATAGTCAGCTCAAACAGTACATATTGGCAGAAGCCACAATGTGCTATGGGACTTGGAATGGTTATGGAAAGGGACGTGCATGTAAATGCGTGCATAGGGCTCCTCTAGACATCTGATCCATGGTCACGCATGACTGTTGTTGTGCGCTCGCGCATAATAGGGTATCGCGTGATTCACCAACACATTAACGCATGTCTGGTTCTAACACAATGTGACATTTTACCTGCCAAGATAGCTTTCCAGGGATGCGTATTTTTTCTCCCTCCGATGGCGGCGGCCGCTAAATTTCTTTGACCTGGATAAATATTGGGAACTGGGGTAAAAGTCGAGCCCCATCCAGCTCCATAACATGGTTCGGAGGGAATCCGGGTCAACGCCGCGTGATGCGGTTGCGGTGTGCATCCTCGTTTCAAAACAGCATCTTTACACGGCCACTCCGAAACAGAAAACGGTTTGTATAACGACGACATATTCTATTGATATTTTACCCGTGAATAAATCAGATTCATGAACATGTGTCCTTTTTGCCCAGTACAGTATGACGACACGTCTGCGCAATAAGACGGAGCCAACACAATCACAGGCAAACCACTCTGAGGCGTGGAGGTGCGGgattcatgaatattaatgttgAAGTCACGCACCGAGCCCATTGGTCCGTTATATTATTTGGTTAATTATATTACGCTATTCAtctaatttaatattaataagaTTAAAGAGCCAATTGTATTATCGTGTGACAACCACAACCATATTTCTAGGGTTATTACTTAACATAATTTTTAATGTTTGATGAAAAGTGGTTTCCTAGAAAACAAGGCTTAAAGCCTGAGACCACAccgaaaatctgttttatttttttattttgttcttattatttaaaaaattgagATAAATATTTAAGGATTCAAAACTAAAATAAAGAAAAGTTAAGATGTTAAATAGAAGAAGAAATATTTTTGAATCTGTTTAATTGTTTAGTCTCTTATATTCCCATGTTAGTAAATTTCCTTTATTAAGAAAATCTAAGAATTTCTGAAATTCGTGTAAAAATTTTCAATTAATCTTTTAGCTACAGTTTTTTATTCTGGAAATATTTGTCATTAATTTGAAGTATTAAATGAGACaataatgcaaaatagaagcattttactAGTGTTCCCacacttttggaccccactgaaaTTCCAATACGTTGACTTAATTCAATTGATTGAGTAAACGTGTTCCTTCAAATGGAATTGAGTAATGGCATCCAAAACTTCTGTAATTAAGTTATCTTAACATGGTGTTCATATAGactgaacttaactatttaagttaaggcAACTttatgcaagtagacttaactcagatttgcttcattggtggccaaatgtttggaataatgtacagattttgctcttatggaaagaaattggtacttttattcaccaaagtggcattcaactgatcacattgtagagtcaggacattaatagcataaaaaattatcattacaataaaaaaactacttcaaagagttctcatcaataaATCCTCTACatgctgcaatgacagctttgcagatctt
This genomic window contains:
- the LOC127636954 gene encoding tricarboxylate transport protein A, mitochondrial-like isoform X1 → MSSLYKPFSVSEWPCKDAVLKRGCTPQPHHAALTRIPSEPCYGAGWGSTFTPVPNIYPGQRNLAAAAIGGRKNTHPWKAILAGGIAGGIEICITFPTEYVKTQLQLDERANPPRYRGIGDCVKLTVQDHGLRGLYRGLSSLLYGSIPKSAVRFGMFEVLSNPMRDATGRLDNKGSLLCGLGAGIAEAVLVVCPMETVKVKFIHDQCSLRPRYRGFFHGVREMIRDQGFRGTYQGLTATLLKQGSNQAIRFYVMNLLRNWYKGDDPARDMHPLVTALFGATAGAASVFGNTPLDVVKTRMQGLEAHRYKSTMDCAFQILKNEGPQAFYKGTVPRLGRVCLDVAIVFVLYEEIVKLLNKIWRTD
- the LOC127636954 gene encoding tricarboxylate transport protein A, mitochondrial-like isoform X2, translated to MSSLYKPFSVSEWPCKDAVLKRGCTPQPHHAALTRIPSEPCYGAGWGSTFTPVPNIYPGQRNLAAAAIGGRKNTHPWKAILAGGIAGGIEICITFPTEYVKTQLQLDERANPPRYRGIGDCVKLTVQDHGLRGLYRGLSSLLYGSIPKSAVRFGMFEVLSNPMRDATGRLDNKGSLLCGLGAGIAEAVLVVCPMETVKVKFIHDQCSLRPRYRGFFHGVREMIRDQGFRGTYQGLTATLLKQGSNQAIRFYVMNLLRNWYKGDDPARDMHPLVTALFGATAGAASVFGNTPLDVVKTRMQGLEAHRYKSTMDCAFQILKNEGPQAYVQKCSTKAQSHDWAGCVWT
- the LOC127636954 gene encoding tricarboxylate transport protein A, mitochondrial-like isoform X3; this translates as MSSLYKPFSVSEWPCKDAVLKRGCTPQPHHAALTRIPSEPCYGAGWGSTFTPVPNIYPGQRNLAAAAIGGRKNTHPWKAILAGGIAGGIEICITFPTEYVKTQLQLDERANPPRYRGIGDCVKLTVQDHGLRGLYRGLSSLLYGSIPKSAVRSKKDLHIWEGMRVKFIHDQCSLRPRYRGFFHGVREMIRDQGFRGTYQGLTATLLKQGSNQAIRFYVMNLLRNWYKGDDPARDMHPLVTALFGATAGAASVFGNTPLDVVKTRMQGLEAHRYKSTMDCAFQILKNEGPQAFYKGTVPRLGRVCLDVAIVFVLYEEIVKLLNKIWRTD